Proteins from a genomic interval of Stigmatopora nigra isolate UIUO_SnigA chromosome 19, RoL_Snig_1.1, whole genome shotgun sequence:
- the LOC144212814 gene encoding uncharacterized protein LOC144212814 — MEQQEEPLYAFPEPSQESGRKFAGHQRGGGSQRSVSILDRLLLTVPVWLQLSINPATALHILQREPPGTFLVRKSHTSQTNVLCVRLVDNSVPSFVQQFGIREEHSTLTLETSAISFPDLPRLVSFYCVSRDVLPFPLELPEAIAKATSHKELESISHMGIEFWSSHLNVRGPRELPITQATKEPTPDSSVSAPAPQTASSALPPTQPDSANQTTIAECDNKSDPNSALFREFCPIETRSPRELDCGSGLGALCFINPLFLQSDSILCKRRLMKRSFKVRISTETSTLMLPPLAPPPPPPLMPKTRRKCKARKETPPTSQDSQSSPTSFELEEEVKSKLPSIMEHMSDELDYMQPSTSMFPAPNESAPPIPPKLAPSSRKPLTASPTQYQFPTLSPRAPFSLSACSPQSLSSSPSEPFSLSPFFSNSMAQIVEIHPTQEDEVREEEIVTVNEDNGVEELCKEMEVALADEIDSCSSCSSSVD; from the exons atggaacAACAAGAGGAGCCTCTGTATGCTTTCCCAGAGCCGAGCCAGGAGTCGGGGCGCAAGTTCGCAGGCCACCAGCGAGGAGGAGGGTCTCAACGGAGTGTCAGCATCCTGGACCGGCTCTTGTTGACAGTGCCCGTCTGGTTGCAGTTGTCAATTAACCCTGCCACCGCCCTCCACATACTGCAGCGAGAACCTCCTGGG ACGTTCCTGGTGCGAAAGTCTCACACATCCCAGACCAATGTGCTTTGCGTGCGCTTGGTGGATAACAGCGTGCCATCTTTCGTGCAGCAGTTTGGCATCAGAGAAGAACATTCAA CTCTGACTTTGGAGACATCAGCAATTAGCTTTCCAGACCTCCCAAGACTTGTGTCATTCTATTGCGTCAGCAG AGATGTTTTACCCTTCCCTTTGGAGCTTCCTGAGGCAATTGCGAAAGCAACTTCCCATAAAGAACTCGAGTCCATATCTCACATGGGAATAG AGTTTTGGAGCTCACACCTTAACGTCCGGGGGCCACGGGAGCTTCCAATAACCCAGGCCACCAAGGAGCCGACACCAGATTCATCAGTCTCTGCTCCTGCTCCACAAACTGCATCTTCAGCTCTTCCTCCTACCCAGCCCGACTCAGCCAACCAGACAACTATCGCTGAATGTGATAACAAATCAGACCCAAATTCTGCCCTTTTCCGCGAGTTTTGTCCCATCGAGACCCGCAGCCCCAGGGAACTCGACTGTGGCTCAGGCCTGGGGGCACTCTGCTTCATCAACCCCCTTTTCCTGCAGTCTGACAGTATCCTTTGTAAAAGACGCCTGATGAAACGCAGCTTCAAGGTACGGATATCTACCGAGACGTCCACGCTGATGTTACCTCCGCTTGCCCCGCCGCCTCCACCTCCTCTTATGCCCAAGACAAGAAGAAAGTGTAAAGCCCGGAAAGAGACTCCACCCACATCCCAAGACTCCCAGTCATCACCAACCTCATTTGAACTGGAGGAAGAAGTAAAATCCAAACTCCCATCAATAATGGAGCATATGTCTGATGAGCTTGACTACATGCAGCCATCAACTTCAATGTTTCCTGCTCCTAATGAATCAGCTCCGCCAATTCCCCCCAAACTGGCCCCCAGTTCTCGCAAACCCCTCACGGCTTCACCCACACAATATCAATTCCCAACTCTTTCCCCCAGAGCTCCCTTCTCACTCTCTGCTTGCTCCCCTCAGTCATTATCTTCCTCCCCAAGCGAGcccttctctctctcacccttCTTCTCAAATTCCATGGCTCAGATAGTAGAAATCCATCCAACACAGGAGGATGAGGTTAGGGAGGAAGAGATTGTAACTGTAAATGAGGATAACGGTGTAGAGGAATTATGTAAAGAAATGGAAGTTGCCTTAGCGGATGAGATAGATAGCTGTAGTTCTTGCAGTAGTTCAGTTGACTAA
- the LOC144212811 gene encoding uncharacterized protein LOC144212811 isoform X1, giving the protein MCYLNDSSAYRVGCLVVKEMSGDHVKLFVGNLPLDATQDEINKLFAPYGEINTCSLLRQYAFVTLKGDGSADRAIRHLDGKEYRGRPLVVEESRARPPNSTKVFVGNLSATCSADDLHSLFSTFGRVLDCDKVKARLCSNVGYAFVHMERKEEAMAAIDSLNGTIFKGRQLAVELSKAQPLVNQLMTTGGGREGLLPRPAGSLEHHQSHAAVLAAAAAAAAGLPIQVQQSVHNSFYNTTSFDPTYAALRGITSSKGADGVIYGALASQVYGSVADQVYQDMTNHAPVPTADEYEPQTTPDPTTLFEAARAKFFQEGQKVLAEQQAGRKTTASTNSTTSTLTTTSPSDSDRDRSPIRGTRAPLLPDPSPGSFTQNRAKRRALLPTPPGVPEDPSAVIAEGADPVARSYSEYYQQMHHYQQYQQQYQQQYQYLQYGYNNPPPPPPPASTDSSTTAPPPPGTYTGASSFSAPQDYGPPGTYEAPGSYNTSSQNYSGNYDAYDAPGGYGAAGAYDTPGSYAAAGSYSATTPYEQTPAHGQPTPQRNEYPYNTPEPPYR; this is encoded by the exons ATGTGCTATTTGAACGACAGCTCGGCGTACCGCGTTGG ATGCCTGGTTGTTAAAGAGATGAGTGGCGACCACGTAAAGTTGTTTGTGGGCAACCTTCCTTTAGACGCGACGCAAGACGAAATCAACAAGCTCTTTGCTCCCTATGGCGAGATCAACACCTGCTCCTTGCTCAGACAGTATGCCTTTGTCACCCTAAAAGGAGATGGTTCTGCCGACAG GGCCATACGGCATCTCGACGGCAAGGAGTACCGAGGCAGGCCCCTTGTTGTGGAGGAATCACGTGCGCGTCCTCCCAATTCAACCAAAGTGTTTGTGGGGAACCTAAGTGCGACGTGTTCTGCAGATGACCTGCACAGTCTCTTCTCAACTTTTGGGAGAGTTTTAGACTGTGATAAAGTCAAAG CCCGATTATGTTCAAATGTGGGCTACGCTTTTGTGCATATGGAAAGGAAAGAAGAAGCTATGGCAGCCATCGACTCCCTCAACGGGACCATTTTCAAGGGCCGTCAGCTGGCTGTAGAGCTCTCCAAAGCACAACCTTTGGTCAACCAACTCATGACAACTGGAG GGGGCAGAGAAGGTCTGCTTCCTCGACCAGCTGGCTCGCTGGAACATCACCAAAGTCACGCTGCCGTGCTAGCAGCAGCTGCAGCAGCGGCTGCTGGGCTTCCAATACAA GTTCAACAAAGTGTCCACAACTCATTTTACAACACCACATCATTTGATCCAACTTATGCCGCCTTGAGAGGAATTACAAGTTCTAAAGGTGCAGATGGGGTCATATACGGCGCTCTGGCCAGCCAAGTGTATGGATCTGTCGCTGACCAGGTGTACCAAGACATGACTAATCATGCGCCTGTGCCCACCGCTGACGAATACGAGCCTCAAACCACGCCGGATCCCACCACGCTTTTTGAGGCTGCAAGAGCCAAGTTCTTCCAGGAAGGACAGAAG GTTCTGGCTGAACAGCAAGCAGGGAGAAAAACGACGGCATCAACAAATTCAACGACCTCAACGTTAACAACCACATCACCCTCAGATTCAGACCGGGACCGCAGCCCGATCAGAGGGACCCGGGCCCCCTTGCTCCCGGACCCGTCTCCAGGTTCCTTCACACAGAATCGTGCCAAACGTCGAGCTCTCCTGCCAACACCGCCTGGGGTACCTGAAGACCCTTCTGCTGTAATTGCTGAAGGAGCTGATCCTGTGGCTAG GTCCTATTCAGAATACTACCAGCAGATGCATCACTACCAACAGTACCAGCAACAGTACCAGCAGCAGTACCAATACCTCCAGTACGGTTATAACAATCCtccgccccctcctcctccgGCCTCAACAGATTCCTCCACCACCGCCCCACCGCCCCCCGGGACATACACGGGGGCATCGTCCTTCTCTGCACCCCAGGACTACGGACCCCCGGGCACGTACGAAGCCCCAGGAAGTTACAACACGTCATCACAGAACTACTCCGGGAACTACGACGCCTATGATGCACCAGGAGGCTACGGGGCAGCGGGAGCGTACGATACACCCGGATCTTACGCAGCAGCGGGAAGCTACTCTGCAACCACACCGTATGAGCAGACACCCGCACACGGGCAACCCACGCCCCAGCGCAATGAATACCCTTACAACACGCCAGAACCTCCTTACCGATAG
- the LOC144212811 gene encoding uncharacterized protein LOC144212811 isoform X2, with protein MSGDHVKLFVGNLPLDATQDEINKLFAPYGEINTCSLLRQYAFVTLKGDGSADRAIRHLDGKEYRGRPLVVEESRARPPNSTKVFVGNLSATCSADDLHSLFSTFGRVLDCDKVKARLCSNVGYAFVHMERKEEAMAAIDSLNGTIFKGRQLAVELSKAQPLVNQLMTTGGGREGLLPRPAGSLEHHQSHAAVLAAAAAAAAGLPIQVQQSVHNSFYNTTSFDPTYAALRGITSSKGADGVIYGALASQVYGSVADQVYQDMTNHAPVPTADEYEPQTTPDPTTLFEAARAKFFQEGQKVLAEQQAGRKTTASTNSTTSTLTTTSPSDSDRDRSPIRGTRAPLLPDPSPGSFTQNRAKRRALLPTPPGVPEDPSAVIAEGADPVARSYSEYYQQMHHYQQYQQQYQQQYQYLQYGYNNPPPPPPPASTDSSTTAPPPPGTYTGASSFSAPQDYGPPGTYEAPGSYNTSSQNYSGNYDAYDAPGGYGAAGAYDTPGSYAAAGSYSATTPYEQTPAHGQPTPQRNEYPYNTPEPPYR; from the exons ATGAGTGGCGACCACGTAAAGTTGTTTGTGGGCAACCTTCCTTTAGACGCGACGCAAGACGAAATCAACAAGCTCTTTGCTCCCTATGGCGAGATCAACACCTGCTCCTTGCTCAGACAGTATGCCTTTGTCACCCTAAAAGGAGATGGTTCTGCCGACAG GGCCATACGGCATCTCGACGGCAAGGAGTACCGAGGCAGGCCCCTTGTTGTGGAGGAATCACGTGCGCGTCCTCCCAATTCAACCAAAGTGTTTGTGGGGAACCTAAGTGCGACGTGTTCTGCAGATGACCTGCACAGTCTCTTCTCAACTTTTGGGAGAGTTTTAGACTGTGATAAAGTCAAAG CCCGATTATGTTCAAATGTGGGCTACGCTTTTGTGCATATGGAAAGGAAAGAAGAAGCTATGGCAGCCATCGACTCCCTCAACGGGACCATTTTCAAGGGCCGTCAGCTGGCTGTAGAGCTCTCCAAAGCACAACCTTTGGTCAACCAACTCATGACAACTGGAG GGGGCAGAGAAGGTCTGCTTCCTCGACCAGCTGGCTCGCTGGAACATCACCAAAGTCACGCTGCCGTGCTAGCAGCAGCTGCAGCAGCGGCTGCTGGGCTTCCAATACAA GTTCAACAAAGTGTCCACAACTCATTTTACAACACCACATCATTTGATCCAACTTATGCCGCCTTGAGAGGAATTACAAGTTCTAAAGGTGCAGATGGGGTCATATACGGCGCTCTGGCCAGCCAAGTGTATGGATCTGTCGCTGACCAGGTGTACCAAGACATGACTAATCATGCGCCTGTGCCCACCGCTGACGAATACGAGCCTCAAACCACGCCGGATCCCACCACGCTTTTTGAGGCTGCAAGAGCCAAGTTCTTCCAGGAAGGACAGAAG GTTCTGGCTGAACAGCAAGCAGGGAGAAAAACGACGGCATCAACAAATTCAACGACCTCAACGTTAACAACCACATCACCCTCAGATTCAGACCGGGACCGCAGCCCGATCAGAGGGACCCGGGCCCCCTTGCTCCCGGACCCGTCTCCAGGTTCCTTCACACAGAATCGTGCCAAACGTCGAGCTCTCCTGCCAACACCGCCTGGGGTACCTGAAGACCCTTCTGCTGTAATTGCTGAAGGAGCTGATCCTGTGGCTAG GTCCTATTCAGAATACTACCAGCAGATGCATCACTACCAACAGTACCAGCAACAGTACCAGCAGCAGTACCAATACCTCCAGTACGGTTATAACAATCCtccgccccctcctcctccgGCCTCAACAGATTCCTCCACCACCGCCCCACCGCCCCCCGGGACATACACGGGGGCATCGTCCTTCTCTGCACCCCAGGACTACGGACCCCCGGGCACGTACGAAGCCCCAGGAAGTTACAACACGTCATCACAGAACTACTCCGGGAACTACGACGCCTATGATGCACCAGGAGGCTACGGGGCAGCGGGAGCGTACGATACACCCGGATCTTACGCAGCAGCGGGAAGCTACTCTGCAACCACACCGTATGAGCAGACACCCGCACACGGGCAACCCACGCCCCAGCGCAATGAATACCCTTACAACACGCCAGAACCTCCTTACCGATAG